One window of the Granulicella arctica genome contains the following:
- a CDS encoding efflux RND transporter permease subunit — MNEETPKPSLAERMMTGDGVHFSAPFIKRPVATSLLSVAVILAGMVAYKLLPVSSLPQVEFPVISVGASLPGADPETMASSVATPLERQFAKIAGVNEMTSSSSAGAVGITLQFDLGRDVNGAARDVQAAINAARSQLPANLPSNPTYYKINPADSPILILALTSDTLNVPQLYDACDSILAQKIAQVAGVGQAYCGGSAKPAVRIEANPTQLAHYGLGLEALRAAISTVNVNQPKGYLQSGDQRWSVGATDQLFGAAAYAPLVVATDRGPVSSAAAPSGLPASAATAVSVAPVATAVAARETGAAVDHGAVRIQDVARVTDSVEDIHTSGVFNGKPAIMVFVFKSPNANVVQAVDNVKEMLPRLQKSIPPVIQLHIALDRTVTIRASVTDVTRTLALSIVLVILVVFLFLREVRSTLIPSVSVPLSLLGTFGVMYLLGYTLDNLSLMALTISTGFVVDDAIVVIENISRHLEDGMTPFRAAMVGSKEIGFTVLSMSTSLIAVFIPILLMGGIVGRLFREFAVTLSVAIMVSLVVSLTTTPMLSAKFLRAHGTHKHGWFYVLGGRVLDWMTAEYELGLAWVLRHRPLVLTVTVLTFVLNVYLYTLVPKGFFPEQDTGRIGGQIQGQQDVSFDTMKKQVHDLAATVQGDRGIENVVAFAGGRGNSNSGFMFMALKPDEERRRTGDTAEVILDRLRPKVSTVPGVMLYLQAFQDLRIGGRNTATEYQYSLTTDSLKDLNEWSPKLKDAMEKLPELKDIATDQQQQGLRAQLVIDRDTASRLGVSPLTIDETLSDAFSQEQVSTTYMPLNQYHVVMEVSPEFQRDPDALKNIYVKSTTGAMVPLTAVTHFEAQRIPLVVNHQSQSPATTLSFNLSPGESLSQATEAIERARIEIGMPASIHGGFQGSAQAFKDSLSSEPVLILLALVTVYIVLGMLYESFIHPLTILSTLPSAGVGAILALLLCKVDLSVIAMIGIILLIGIVKKNAIMMIDFALVEERVHGLTPEQAIYKACLMRFRPIMMTTVAAMLGGLPLALGTGTGSEMRRPLGITIVGGLIVSQALTLFTTPVVYLFFDGLRVRFAGRKKLGLGAIPHAVAGD, encoded by the coding sequence ATGAATGAAGAGACACCTAAACCGTCTTTAGCTGAGCGGATGATGACCGGAGACGGCGTGCATTTTTCTGCCCCGTTCATCAAGCGCCCGGTGGCGACCTCGCTGCTTTCAGTGGCCGTCATCCTTGCGGGTATGGTGGCTTACAAGCTGCTACCCGTGTCGAGTCTGCCGCAGGTCGAGTTCCCGGTGATCTCGGTGGGTGCAAGTCTTCCGGGTGCTGATCCGGAGACGATGGCCTCGTCCGTAGCGACACCGCTTGAGAGGCAGTTCGCCAAGATTGCGGGCGTCAATGAGATGACCTCTTCGTCCTCTGCGGGCGCGGTCGGGATTACGCTGCAGTTCGATCTGGGACGCGATGTGAATGGAGCGGCGCGGGATGTGCAGGCGGCGATCAATGCGGCGCGGAGCCAGCTGCCGGCGAACCTGCCGAGCAATCCGACGTACTACAAAATCAACCCTGCGGACTCGCCGATCCTGATTCTGGCGCTGACCTCGGACACGTTGAATGTGCCACAGCTTTATGACGCGTGCGACAGTATTCTGGCGCAAAAGATCGCGCAAGTTGCGGGTGTTGGGCAAGCTTACTGCGGTGGCAGTGCGAAGCCGGCGGTTCGGATCGAAGCGAATCCTACGCAGCTTGCGCATTATGGGCTGGGGCTAGAGGCACTGCGGGCGGCTATTTCCACGGTCAATGTAAATCAGCCGAAGGGCTATCTGCAGAGCGGCGACCAGCGTTGGAGCGTGGGCGCTACAGACCAGCTCTTTGGGGCGGCGGCTTATGCGCCGCTGGTCGTGGCGACGGATCGTGGGCCGGTGAGCTCGGCGGCTGCTCCTTCCGGATTACCGGCTTCTGCGGCTACGGCTGTGAGCGTCGCGCCGGTTGCGACTGCGGTTGCTGCTCGTGAGACGGGCGCGGCGGTCGATCACGGCGCGGTGCGCATCCAGGACGTCGCGCGTGTTACGGATAGCGTTGAGGACATCCATACGAGCGGCGTCTTCAACGGCAAGCCAGCGATCATGGTGTTCGTCTTCAAGAGCCCGAATGCAAACGTGGTGCAGGCTGTCGACAATGTGAAGGAGATGCTGCCTCGATTGCAGAAGTCGATTCCGCCGGTGATTCAGTTGCACATTGCGCTGGATCGAACGGTGACGATTCGGGCTTCAGTAACGGATGTGACGCGGACGCTGGCGCTGTCGATCGTGCTGGTAATTCTTGTCGTGTTCCTGTTCCTACGCGAGGTGCGATCAACGCTGATTCCGAGCGTGTCGGTGCCGCTAAGTCTGCTGGGAACGTTTGGCGTGATGTACCTGCTTGGCTATACGCTTGACAACCTGAGCCTGATGGCGCTGACGATCTCGACCGGGTTTGTGGTGGATGACGCGATTGTCGTGATCGAAAACATCAGCCGCCATCTCGAAGATGGCATGACACCGTTTCGGGCGGCGATGGTGGGATCGAAAGAGATCGGGTTTACGGTCCTGTCGATGAGCACCTCGCTGATCGCGGTGTTCATTCCCATCCTGCTGATGGGCGGGATTGTCGGGCGGCTATTTCGTGAGTTTGCAGTGACGCTGTCGGTCGCAATCATGGTGTCGCTGGTGGTTTCGCTGACGACGACTCCGATGTTAAGCGCGAAGTTTTTGCGGGCGCATGGGACGCATAAACATGGCTGGTTCTACGTGCTGGGCGGCCGCGTGCTGGACTGGATGACGGCCGAGTATGAGCTTGGTCTGGCATGGGTTCTGCGACATAGGCCGTTGGTGTTGACGGTGACGGTGCTGACGTTTGTGCTGAACGTGTATCTGTATACGCTGGTGCCGAAGGGCTTCTTTCCTGAGCAGGATACGGGGCGCATCGGCGGGCAGATCCAGGGGCAGCAGGACGTCTCGTTCGACACGATGAAGAAGCAGGTGCACGATCTTGCGGCGACGGTGCAGGGCGACCGCGGGATCGAGAACGTGGTGGCGTTCGCGGGCGGGCGCGGGAACAGCAACTCGGGCTTCATGTTTATGGCGCTGAAGCCGGATGAGGAGCGGCGGCGAACGGGCGATACGGCCGAGGTGATTCTGGATCGGCTGCGACCGAAGGTGTCGACGGTGCCAGGCGTCATGTTGTACCTGCAGGCGTTTCAGGATCTTCGAATCGGTGGGCGAAATACGGCTACGGAGTATCAGTATTCGCTGACTACGGACAGTTTGAAGGATCTGAACGAGTGGTCTCCGAAGCTGAAGGACGCGATGGAGAAGCTGCCGGAGCTCAAGGACATTGCGACGGATCAGCAGCAGCAGGGGCTTCGGGCGCAGCTTGTGATCGATCGCGATACGGCGAGCAGGCTTGGCGTTTCGCCTTTGACCATCGACGAGACGCTGTCGGATGCGTTTTCGCAGGAGCAGGTTTCGACGACGTACATGCCGTTGAACCAGTACCACGTGGTGATGGAGGTCTCGCCGGAGTTTCAGCGCGACCCGGATGCGTTGAAGAACATTTACGTAAAGAGCACGACGGGTGCGATGGTGCCGCTGACGGCCGTGACGCACTTTGAAGCTCAGCGGATTCCGCTGGTGGTGAATCACCAGTCGCAGTCGCCGGCGACTACGCTGTCGTTCAATCTTTCGCCGGGCGAGTCACTGAGCCAGGCTACGGAGGCGATCGAGCGGGCGCGGATCGAGATCGGGATGCCAGCTTCGATTCATGGCGGATTCCAAGGATCGGCGCAGGCGTTCAAGGACTCCCTATCGTCGGAGCCGGTGTTGATCCTGCTGGCGCTGGTGACGGTCTATATCGTGCTCGGCATGTTGTACGAGAGCTTTATTCATCCACTAACGATTCTTTCGACGCTGCCTTCGGCGGGCGTCGGTGCGATCCTGGCGCTGCTGCTGTGCAAGGTGGACCTGAGCGTGATCGCTATGATCGGGATCATCCTGCTGATCGGCATCGTGAAGAAGAACGCGATCATGATGATCGACTTCGCACTGGTCGAAGAGCGGGTGCATGGCCTGACGCCGGAGCAGGCGATCTACAAGGCTTGCTTGATGCGTTTTCGGCCGATCATGATGACGACGGTGGCGGCGATGCTGGGTGGTCTGCCGCTGGCGCTTGGTACGGGGACCGGCTCTGAGATGCGGCGGCCGCTGGGGATTACGATCGTCGGCGGGCTGATCGTCTCGCAGGCGCTTACGCTGTTTACTACGCCAGTGGTGTATCTGTTCTTTGACGGACTGCGGGTTCGGTTTGCCGGGCGCAAGAAGCTTGGACTTGGAGCTATTCCGCACGCAGTTGCCGGGGACTAG
- a CDS encoding efflux RND transporter periplasmic adaptor subunit gives MPSELSASETQSTETRQSAPTFGTSVPESPKPQSKAKGLLRTIMVLLAVVLIIGAAAWKIKRNASDQEAENARMESMGDRPTPVLTAAVERKTMPVYLTALGTVTAYNTVTIKPRVDGQLLRVTVREGQTVKEGQLLMEIDPSPYLAAVAQAEGQLAKDQATANNAQTEAARYTALREAGVVSKESEQSQISLSGQAAGSIQADRAAIQAAKVNLAYTKIVSPINGVVGLRQVDPGNIVHAADTTGLLVVTQLQPISVIFTLPEDQLPEVFKLTREGVRLTTEAYDRSSATHLATGTLLTLDNQIDTTTGTDKVKAVFANADGALFPNQFVNIRLVLEQRQGAIVIPAAALQTGTQGSFVYVVKQGIPPPGLRKDVKEDAPKSTTPPDPSGYYVVAQPVRIDVTEGAQLIVASGLQPGDQIVVDGQEKLVAGSIVIPRLGEPDAAPKKIAGIGARTPPPASTAPDMTSIDVPGLSRRKAEQPTPSPKGTQAPATTQAPAGTQGRRQ, from the coding sequence ATGCCGTCAGAGCTGTCCGCATCGGAAACTCAGAGTACCGAAACACGCCAATCCGCGCCGACGTTTGGCACCTCCGTGCCGGAGAGCCCAAAGCCACAATCCAAAGCCAAGGGGCTCCTGCGCACGATCATGGTGCTGCTTGCGGTGGTGCTCATCATTGGAGCGGCGGCCTGGAAGATCAAGCGCAACGCCTCGGACCAGGAGGCTGAGAACGCGCGGATGGAGTCGATGGGCGACCGTCCCACACCGGTGCTGACTGCGGCTGTCGAACGGAAGACGATGCCCGTCTACCTGACAGCGCTGGGAACAGTGACAGCCTACAACACCGTGACGATCAAGCCGCGCGTGGATGGGCAACTGCTCCGGGTTACGGTGCGCGAGGGACAGACGGTTAAAGAGGGTCAGTTGTTGATGGAGATTGATCCGAGCCCGTATCTGGCTGCGGTGGCGCAGGCTGAGGGTCAACTCGCAAAGGACCAGGCTACGGCGAACAACGCGCAGACGGAGGCGGCTCGCTACACCGCGCTGCGCGAGGCCGGTGTGGTGTCGAAGGAGAGCGAGCAATCGCAGATTTCGCTATCGGGGCAGGCAGCGGGATCGATCCAGGCGGATCGGGCGGCGATCCAGGCGGCCAAAGTGAACTTGGCGTACACGAAGATTGTGTCGCCGATCAATGGCGTGGTGGGGTTGCGGCAGGTTGATCCGGGCAACATCGTCCATGCGGCGGATACGACGGGGTTGTTGGTGGTGACGCAGTTGCAGCCGATCTCGGTGATCTTTACGCTGCCGGAGGATCAGTTACCGGAGGTCTTCAAGCTGACACGTGAAGGCGTGCGGCTAACGACAGAGGCGTACGACCGCTCAAGCGCGACCCATCTCGCGACGGGAACGCTGCTTACTCTGGACAACCAGATCGACACGACGACAGGCACAGACAAGGTGAAGGCTGTATTTGCGAACGCCGATGGGGCGTTGTTCCCGAATCAGTTTGTGAATATTCGACTTGTGCTCGAGCAACGACAGGGAGCGATCGTGATCCCCGCGGCGGCGTTGCAGACGGGAACGCAGGGGAGCTTCGTCTATGTGGTGAAGCAGGGCATCCCTCCGCCGGGACTACGGAAGGATGTGAAGGAGGACGCGCCGAAGAGCACGACGCCTCCCGATCCTTCGGGCTACTATGTCGTCGCTCAGCCCGTGCGAATCGATGTGACCGAGGGAGCGCAACTTATCGTGGCGAGTGGACTTCAGCCCGGCGACCAGATTGTGGTGGATGGGCAAGAGAAGCTGGTCGCGGGCAGCATCGTGATCCCAAGGTTGGGTGAGCCGGATGCCGCTCCAAAGAAGATTGCGGGAATTGGGGCGCGGACACCGCCACCTGCATCGACGGCTCCGGATATGACGTCAATCGACGTACCGGGCCTGTCGCGACGCAAGGCGGAGCAGCCGACTCCTAGTCCCAAGGGGACTCAGGCTCCGGCAACGACACAGGCTCCGGCTGGAACCCAGGGGCGTCGGCAATGA
- a CDS encoding UbiA family prenyltransferase, producing the protein MPLHQASPSPDLMPGTHPLCVDLDGTLVKSDTLFDSVLAMARQHPTAILQLPKWLSQGRAALKRNITAKVELDVVHLPYNRELLQYLEQQHATGRPIYLATAADTALADRVAAHLGLFAGVLASDGTTNLAGKNKLAAFQARFGDQFTYIGNASPDTILLSNCLDPMVANPTSGLKAALRKGNITPARFFIDAPSPLKAWLKAIRLHQWAKNVLIFLPLLLAHEWSAGPIVGALVAFLSFGLCASATYIVNDLLDLEADRRHLKKRRRPFAAGDLSIPSGIGVVVLFLVSSLVLAILLPNIVDAISPSHSLIFPYKFLQWLAIYAVTTSAYSFSLKRMALVDVIVLSGLYTIRILAGSAATGVAVSAWLGGFSIFFFLSLAFVKRFAELESLRQRESAPTQIMGRGYHVSDLEQLRSFGSASGYASVVVLTLYISNINAVELYAHPNRLWLLVPVLLLWISRLWLLASRGQLDEDPVVYAITDKRSLLMGFLVILIVFVSL; encoded by the coding sequence ATGCCGCTTCACCAAGCCTCCCCTTCACCTGACCTCATGCCCGGCACGCACCCTCTCTGCGTCGACCTCGACGGAACCCTCGTCAAATCAGACACACTCTTCGATTCCGTCCTCGCCATGGCGCGCCAGCACCCCACCGCCATTCTGCAATTGCCCAAATGGTTGAGCCAGGGTAGAGCCGCTCTGAAGCGCAACATCACCGCCAAGGTCGAACTTGACGTCGTCCATCTTCCCTACAATCGGGAGCTCCTCCAATATCTTGAGCAGCAGCACGCCACTGGCCGTCCCATCTATCTCGCCACCGCGGCGGACACCGCGCTCGCCGATCGCGTCGCCGCTCATCTTGGTCTCTTCGCCGGCGTTCTCGCCTCCGACGGCACCACCAACCTCGCTGGCAAGAACAAGCTCGCCGCCTTTCAGGCCCGCTTTGGCGATCAGTTTACCTACATCGGCAATGCCTCTCCCGACACCATCCTGTTGTCGAACTGCCTCGATCCCATGGTCGCCAATCCGACCAGCGGTCTTAAAGCAGCTCTTCGCAAGGGAAACATTACCCCGGCCCGCTTCTTCATCGACGCACCCTCGCCCCTCAAGGCCTGGCTGAAGGCCATCCGCCTCCATCAATGGGCGAAGAATGTCCTCATCTTCCTGCCCCTGCTGCTTGCGCACGAATGGTCAGCCGGACCCATAGTCGGCGCACTCGTCGCCTTCCTCAGCTTTGGTCTCTGTGCCTCCGCAACCTACATCGTCAACGACCTCCTGGACCTCGAAGCCGACCGCAGGCACCTCAAGAAGCGTCGTCGCCCCTTCGCCGCCGGTGACCTGTCCATCCCATCCGGCATCGGTGTCGTCGTACTCTTTCTGGTCTCCTCGCTCGTCCTCGCCATTCTCCTGCCAAACATCGTCGACGCCATTTCTCCGTCGCACAGCCTCATCTTTCCGTACAAGTTTCTTCAGTGGCTTGCCATCTATGCCGTCACCACCTCGGCCTACTCCTTCTCGCTCAAGCGCATGGCCCTGGTCGACGTCATCGTCCTCTCCGGCCTTTATACGATCCGCATCCTCGCGGGATCAGCTGCTACCGGAGTCGCGGTCTCCGCCTGGCTGGGCGGCTTCAGCATCTTCTTCTTCCTCTCGCTGGCCTTCGTCAAGCGCTTCGCCGAACTCGAAAGCCTCCGCCAGCGCGAGTCCGCCCCCACCCAGATCATGGGCCGCGGCTATCACGTCTCAGACCTGGAACAGCTCCGCAGCTTCGGCTCCGCCAGCGGCTATGCCTCGGTCGTCGTCCTCACGCTCTATATCTCGAACATCAACGCGGTCGAACTCTACGCGCACCCAAACCGTCTTTGGCTTCTCGTTCCCGTTCTGCTCCTATGGATCAGCCGCCTTTGGCTTCTCGCCTCCCGAGGCCAACTCGACGAAGACCCCGTCGTCTACGCGATCACCGACAAGCGAAGCCTCCTCATGGGCTTCCTGGTCATCCTCATCGTCTTTGTCTCTCTGTAA
- a CDS encoding multidrug efflux RND transporter permease subunit, translating into MSPSRPFILRPVATSLLMVAILLAGAVAYLQLPVSALPQVDYPTIQTLTFYPGASPEVMASSVTGPLERQFGQIPGLSQMTSTSSGGGSVITLQFSLNESIDIAQQDVQAAINAAFSYLPKDLPNPPVYSKVNPADAPIMTLALTTDTLELSKVEDLADTVLAQKISQLSGVGLVSIAGGKKPAVRIQANPTALAGYGLSLEDVRTALGSANVDQAKGSLNGAKQAFTIEANDQLLSSKDYNNVIIAYRNGSPVRLSDVANAIDSAENLYQAAWMGTAAPKGATSRTGTLQPAIIVNIQRQPGANIIGVVNEVQKLLPQLRTTLPKSVTLQVLTDRTNTIRASVKDVQFELMLTIALVVMVIFLFLRSIAATIIPSVAVPLSIVGTFGIMYLLGYSLNNLSLMALTISTGFVVDDAIVMIENISRYLEEGDSPLEAALKGSEQIGFTIVSLTVSLIAVLIPLLFMGDIVGRLFREFAVTLAVTILMSALVSLTLTPMMAAKLLKHKPESEQGWFYQVSERFFERVIARYAVGVRWVLRHQTFTLLVTLGTFVLTVVLFVIVPKGFFPVQDTGVLLAITEAPETISFQAMSLRQQQLAKVILQDPDVESLSSFIGIDGQNTTLNSGRIQINLKDREKRSTSAVDVIRRLVPRVAKVDGIECYLQPLQDLTVEDRVSRTQYQYSIEDANAEEMSYWSDRLVEKLRNIPTLTDVASDQQMNGLEAHLVIDRDTASRLGITPQNIDDTLDDAFGQRQVSTIFTQLNQYHVVLEVAPGFQLNPESLNRIYVKSSNGTQVPLSTFTRFEPRQTTLAINHQGQFPASTISFNLAPGKSIGDAVAAVNRAKNELGMPASVNARFQGTAASFEASLQNEPLLILAALIVVYIVLGVLYESYIHPITILSTLPSAGVGAILALLIFHVDLSVIALIGIILLIGIVKKNAIMMIDFALEAERDHGMTPTEAIYQACLLRFRPIMMTTMAALLGGVPLALGTGTGSELRRPLGITIVGGLIVSQVLTLFTTPVVYLFFDRIGRRLNKKTAAVEIEHHAVSAD; encoded by the coding sequence ATGAGCCCTTCACGGCCATTTATTCTTCGGCCGGTGGCCACCTCGTTGCTGATGGTGGCCATTTTGCTTGCCGGTGCGGTGGCGTACCTGCAGCTTCCGGTATCGGCGCTGCCACAGGTGGACTATCCAACGATCCAGACGCTGACGTTCTATCCGGGAGCTAGTCCGGAGGTGATGGCTTCGTCGGTGACAGGACCGCTGGAGCGGCAGTTCGGACAGATCCCCGGGCTGAGCCAGATGACGTCGACCAGCTCAGGCGGCGGCAGCGTGATCACGCTGCAGTTCTCACTGAACGAGAGCATCGACATTGCGCAGCAGGATGTGCAGGCGGCGATTAATGCGGCCTTCAGCTATCTGCCGAAGGACCTGCCGAATCCTCCGGTGTACAGCAAGGTGAACCCGGCAGATGCGCCGATCATGACGCTGGCGCTGACGACGGATACGCTTGAGCTCTCAAAGGTTGAAGATTTAGCAGATACGGTACTGGCGCAGAAGATCTCGCAACTCTCAGGCGTAGGCCTTGTGTCGATTGCCGGGGGGAAGAAGCCGGCGGTGCGCATCCAGGCGAATCCTACGGCGCTGGCGGGTTACGGGCTGAGCCTCGAGGATGTGCGGACGGCGCTTGGCTCCGCCAATGTGGACCAGGCGAAGGGTAGCTTGAATGGGGCGAAGCAGGCGTTCACCATCGAGGCGAACGATCAGTTGCTCTCCAGTAAGGACTACAACAACGTCATCATTGCGTACCGGAATGGGTCGCCGGTGCGGCTGTCGGATGTGGCAAACGCGATTGATAGCGCGGAGAACCTGTACCAGGCGGCGTGGATGGGGACGGCTGCTCCCAAGGGAGCGACCAGCCGGACGGGGACGCTGCAGCCGGCGATCATCGTGAACATTCAGCGACAGCCCGGCGCAAACATTATCGGCGTCGTGAACGAAGTACAGAAGCTGCTGCCACAGTTGCGGACGACTTTGCCGAAGAGCGTTACGCTGCAGGTGCTGACGGATCGAACGAATACGATTCGTGCGTCCGTCAAGGATGTGCAGTTTGAATTGATGCTGACCATTGCGCTCGTCGTGATGGTGATCTTCCTCTTCCTGCGTTCGATTGCCGCGACGATCATTCCCTCGGTCGCGGTGCCGCTGTCGATCGTGGGGACGTTCGGAATCATGTACCTGCTGGGGTACAGCCTCAACAATCTCTCATTGATGGCGCTGACGATCTCGACAGGCTTCGTGGTGGATGACGCGATCGTGATGATCGAGAACATCTCGCGCTACTTGGAGGAGGGTGACTCGCCGCTTGAGGCTGCCTTGAAGGGTTCGGAGCAGATCGGGTTCACGATCGTTTCGCTGACGGTGAGCCTGATTGCGGTGCTCATTCCCCTGCTGTTTATGGGAGACATTGTTGGCCGCCTGTTCCGCGAGTTTGCGGTGACGCTGGCGGTGACGATTCTGATGTCTGCGCTGGTGTCGCTGACGCTGACACCGATGATGGCGGCGAAGCTGCTGAAGCATAAGCCGGAGTCGGAGCAGGGCTGGTTCTACCAGGTCAGCGAGCGATTCTTCGAGCGCGTGATCGCACGGTACGCGGTGGGCGTACGGTGGGTGCTGCGGCATCAGACGTTCACGCTATTGGTGACGCTCGGGACGTTCGTACTGACCGTGGTGCTGTTCGTAATTGTGCCGAAGGGCTTCTTCCCGGTGCAGGATACGGGTGTGCTGCTGGCGATCACGGAGGCGCCGGAGACGATCAGTTTCCAGGCGATGTCGCTGCGGCAACAACAGTTGGCAAAGGTCATCTTGCAGGACCCGGACGTGGAAAGTCTGTCGTCCTTTATCGGCATCGATGGGCAGAACACGACGCTGAACAGTGGGCGCATTCAGATCAATTTGAAGGACCGTGAGAAACGATCTACCTCCGCGGTAGATGTGATTCGTCGACTGGTGCCACGCGTAGCGAAGGTCGACGGAATCGAATGCTATTTACAACCGCTGCAGGATCTGACGGTTGAGGATCGTGTGAGCCGGACGCAGTATCAATACTCGATCGAGGACGCAAACGCCGAGGAGATGTCCTATTGGTCGGATCGGCTGGTGGAGAAGCTGCGGAACATTCCAACGCTGACGGATGTGGCGAGTGACCAGCAGATGAATGGGCTCGAGGCGCATCTCGTGATCGACCGCGACACGGCGAGCCGACTCGGAATTACGCCGCAGAATATCGACGACACGCTCGATGACGCGTTTGGACAGCGACAAGTGTCGACGATCTTTACGCAGTTGAACCAGTATCACGTGGTGCTGGAGGTTGCGCCGGGATTCCAGTTGAACCCGGAATCGCTGAACCGTATTTATGTGAAAAGTTCAAATGGAACGCAGGTTCCGCTCTCGACGTTTACCCGCTTTGAGCCACGGCAGACGACGCTGGCCATCAACCACCAGGGTCAGTTCCCTGCCTCGACGATCTCGTTCAATTTGGCGCCGGGCAAGTCGATCGGCGATGCGGTAGCGGCGGTCAATCGGGCGAAGAATGAGTTGGGAATGCCGGCCAGTGTAAACGCGCGGTTTCAGGGTACAGCGGCTTCGTTTGAAGCTTCCTTGCAGAACGAGCCTCTGCTGATTCTGGCGGCGCTGATCGTGGTGTACATCGTGCTGGGCGTTTTATACGAGAGCTATATTCATCCGATCACGATTCTTTCGACACTGCCCTCAGCGGGTGTTGGCGCGATTCTGGCGCTGCTGATCTTTCATGTGGACCTGAGTGTGATTGCGCTGATCGGCATCATTCTGCTGATCGGCATCGTGAAGAAGAATGCCATTATGATGATCGACTTTGCGCTTGAGGCGGAGCGGGATCATGGAATGACGCCGACTGAGGCTATCTATCAGGCCTGCCTGCTACGCTTTCGGCCAATTATGATGACGACGATGGCGGCGTTGCTTGGCGGTGTTCCGCTGGCGCTCGGTACGGGGACGGGATCGGAGCTTCGGCGACCACTCGGCATCACAATCGTTGGCGGGCTGATCGTTTCGCAGGTGTTGACGCTGTTCACGACGCCGGTGGTGTACCTGTTCTTTGATCGGATCGGGCGGCGCTTGAACAAGAAGACAGCGGCGGTTGAGATAGAGCATCATGCAGTGTCGGCGGACTAG